In Besnoitia besnoiti strain Bb-Ger1 chromosome IX, whole genome shotgun sequence, a single genomic region encodes these proteins:
- a CDS encoding protein phosphatase 2C domain-containing protein (encoded by transcript BESB_013620): MKVREGFMEVGLAMMKGKRNYIEDAALVDARLPGQPNVRVQAVFDGHTGSEAAHFLAVNLQPTLAEVGSISPDSLTEACERLEMKLREAVRRSGSTAVIAVIEVVSERRPVLVRGREIIPEKDTGFKTLREKHRPTEKRLPQRKVTLGTEEAPVRVLVANVGDSRGLILTGEDYVELTKDHIPVDEERARVEAAGGRVQETGGVSRVRGLMMTRSFGDFAKKAPRVEPAIISTPEIRQFFMQWHDAMVLFSDGLVDGKLDWESVAFIVARELRDGISIRLAADELVQKAYGSGSTDNMTALVTRVHRKPRKPKAKVVTSIGPAESETKEDWSFKIKEGESMSLPMF, from the exons ATGAAGGTCAGAGAAGGCTTCATGGAGGTCGGTTTGGCCATGATGAAAGGCAAAAGAAACTATATCGAGGAC GCTGCATTAGTTGATGCACGTCTGCCTGGTCAGCCAAATGTGCGTGTTCAAGCTGTATTCGACGGGCACACTGGATCGGAGGCGGCCCACTTTCTGGCGGTGAACCTGCAGCCTACGTTGG CGGAGGTTGGCTCCATAAGCCCTGATTCCCTCACAGAAGCTTGTGAGCGACTGGAGATGAAGTTGCGGGAAGCCGTCAGGCGATCTGGCTCAACAG ccgtTATCGCCGTCATTGAAGTTGTCTCAGAACGTCGCCCTGTGCTTGTCCGAGGCCGAGAGATTATACCCGAAAAGGATACTGGTTTCAAGACTCTCCGCGAAAAACACCGTCCTACAGAGAAGCGCCTGCCACAACGAAAGGTCACCTTGGGCACGGAAGAAGCGCCTGTCAGGGTTCTGGTCGCCAACGTAG GTGATTCAAGGGGTCTGATATTAACCGGAGAGGACTACGTGGAACTGACAAAGGATCACATTCCTGTCGACGAGGAGCGGGCCCGTGTAGAAGCAGCCGGTGGGAGAGTGCAAGAGACTGGTGGGGTTTCGCGCGTTAGGGGTCTCATGATGACCCGCTCGTTCGGAGACTTC GCAAAGAAAGCTCCACGCGTAGAGCCAGCGATCATCTCAACGCCTGAGATCAGGCAGTTCTTCATGCAGTGGCACGATGCTATGGTGCTCTTTTCGGACG GTTTGGTTGACGGGAAGCTGGACTGGGAATCGGTTGCGTTTATAGTTGCCCGTGAACTCCGCGACGGGATAAGCATCCGGCTAGCAGCAGATGAGCTTGTGCAGAAGGCCTACGGGTCAGGGTCGACAGATAATATGACAGCCCTCGTGACTCGTGTTCACCGGAAGCCTCGAAAACCCAAAGCCAAAGTTGTGACTAGCATAGGGCCTG CCGAATCGGAAACCAAAGAAGACTGGAGTTTCAAGATTAAAGAAGGCGAATCAATGTCATTGCCCATGTTCTAA
- a CDS encoding hypothetical protein (encoded by transcript BESB_013630), giving the protein MERPRPRGKPERLGPSAACTALLFGVFYLTAAAGVEGGEPSPDLAGLSSSSVLPGEGEKRKWQLRVSNAEASRVHSDGFEGWLDRLDEASSLQALPHATVTSFGNGAGGKAERLFSEATASSALPAERALTQRPGLTAAFEAETEEQRAAVADGADENQYRTIEGANSQRLGSAIDTSSKARAPLAEGEHAEAGSHDTRHEEEGLSGVQQEHSPESEEDTEDARPDAAATRQHSAPRHAELTESDDDFSPETHTAALLPHRAPTEDLNREEKTKQKEGSPAKKTSVEPPSAQQQNVASDRESGDPEGDRVIEERQVRGHPHRAEAPATASLPPQHGEAEGGLTHDSSNASRDETTLARPLHAAESPDPARAVQATPPSSSIAAGTEGEAPDPLRGRGQESSPPGGPIAGEPRTQNTEDPAASREKDEYRSKKTPQNFSPLEADSEQINEAQDAQERGGAIEQETFESLHITLEDVVEELPREAASAETRGNTTEIHPAPTADVSGPPPASEFDSEESRDSVRAADLSSSTQNNGRTRDQAAHEHTQPLVLQRGPEGTAAASHAGETVDSESVNEIEEHEEAPNSAPQVAGRIYSSDEFGGTEMTDADGNEPLWNGDRTSTSVSHDIKNTGETKAAALAATEVAVLEAERTNVRKERTQDGEAVTDRGGHSYGEHRQKTAGSADRDEEYSRQNVQSHNPGEPLDQDVEEAWRDRAEKGTPKSVEEAVGQWKPPAGDDERSEERADSETPSREAGEGEDKSSAEEEKHAAILNAAEDPSGLSDSKARWSAVRATSEGREPDFGSQDGSHSSEGTGDDAATKGEKQRRDDERNIQTEATTVYHQLESMINDELVTYPSPSDTPSASTEVAVVDAFALESESLLGGVDASQASLAVELPSLDPETAEDAAATRRGAGECLSQESDPEASADSQLPPSPPALEPDALSPPSAAAAVQEEETEGEWPVAAGDASEDFQLSQEAFSPRRHPEVEPPVALHDREAADQEFLETAEESAEAVSDRTLQRTGAQEANSESHADGARRPEAEGTAAQHASHSPAEGTLHEAELDAVDVEEEAPGRVDQLQKSDPRAISSEISSAPRGDPKEDQQTPEGGVAIYEGRTPETGEDLARRVAAGESAKDSESLQTSDQTEPAAVASQNAAEASASSLASVGPNPPTLAAAAEQGPRKAGEYLPQRETTEPYGSISAEGGAPHLASSEPQALQTPAASSAEVPLESSPEGSAPAAAELTSRTPAPPPFKRPEAVVHETNQPGHEPFGGPAHAVLLSQTHVHPASSPGLQLVPALLQVSPGDPPSAEASLALPPSRAVSGAAPVSLEALAEAAEGDEAAAPVADGGAEPRVHVQALQIADTPPAPPSRMDAASRTLLPSEAPAAHAETLVSTIAGMAGPSAGASGWNLPLVVASADVTHQAVAGDRESSAETATESDLPPPEVAAPPPASAASGPPAETGARETWATLDAAVSGVDIITIPDNFADLIRNPGVQPHRPMSVPQPTSAKNSSTDTTPKKAKSAPKKVFDPSLLQNPTMFDQFMEQEAAEGITPGEDLTAAPLAAVDVPESSVASQPPNLPPEGIPPQDDGGEDGDPNGDEDEEDDEDDEEEEPEEEEPEPRRTYPVALPLPMPISFPWIGNLMGGGLGALSVRGPPSAQSDAFAVPPVDPAAHLGVGSGVPPNLAPPIPLKVEEGIVSSMAPATALPSLRASSAATAPASPLMGSPYPPSPPAGAFLARPTGPAPVSAPGYGLQPPDAFLAQAGAHGPGASAAVPIVGVPGGSASLQSFTHAGVAGAAAPGAQAQPSHAAFPSGAPPMPGSHRLANPAPAGGNGAPASGIGVRPLVAGGEGGSGSFSGLPAVRDPAAAATATSIRLPKLNALPSGSPPFEGLPGMRNPPPGWDLAAPGQHALSESSSAIPAYASPLHSLSPYPAVQPNPSSPFASSTLGAPISGGPSPPTPAIPTPATAASQFMRAPTSSSASTVATGASPAASRGYAGSLGPSSSSTGLTSLVYSSTSSSAFDGSSGTDQAARGGAANSAAASAARAASPARVGPSLPSSAMTAGSGIKTHESAGSGGLAAAGSAAASVARQLPGATAAMPAIVQSADQLFTSTSSFVGVGNTLVKSFPFEEAIEWSQQVNDARRQKKGQPPAHLGEPWVRCVSSGMTCCVPQKAVGGDWKKRPPYLNDSPADSRACQAHFVPMQNAVCASTAYEDNECGIQRMETSQFVLFRHVLNIRGSKSLKAICQCRWELRPDSTPAVDGRTAVLAGIDDQKSHSERGVAPAGTPIEGFASWQFSKKAIAEKQQKREKTSKMAQGVGAALKATALLTQQGSDAMHSSLAGMERAAGDPVAQVQEIRGGVEAIADLLMKTGETTSAMSMVAKALDDLAYIQKK; this is encoded by the exons ATGGAGAGGCCCCGGCCCAGGGGAAAACCTGAGAGACTAGGACCATCGGCTGCATGCACAGCACTCCTCTTTGGCGTTTTTTACCTCACGGCCGCTGCGGGAGTTGAGGGAGGGGAGCCTTCCCCGGACTTAGCtggcctctcttcttcttctgtcctgccgggggagggggagaagagaaaatGGCAGCTCCGTGTTTCAAATGCCGAAGCTTCGCGAGTGCATAGCGATGGCTTCGAGGGGTGGCTCGACAGGCTCGATGAGGCCAGCTCTCTACAAGCGTTGCCTCACGCCACAGTCACCTCTTTCGGGAATGGCGCAGGGGGAAAAGCCGAGCGTCTCTTCTCAGAAGCCACGGCAAGCAGTGCGCTGCCCGCAGAGCGAGCGCTGACGCAGCGCCCAGGCCTGACAGCCGCGTTCGAGGCGGAGACCGAAGAGCAGagagcggccgtcgccgacggcgcagacgaaaaCCAATACCGAACGATAGAGGGCGCGAACTCCCAGCGGCTGGGAAGTGCGATCGACACCTCCTccaaggcgcgggcgcccctCGCTGAAGGCGAACACGCCGAGGCAGGTAGCCACGACACAAGGCATGAAGAGGAAGGACTGTCTGGCGTGCAACAGGAGCACTCTCctgaaagcgaagaagacaccGAAGATGCCCGTCCGGATGCAGCCGCCACGAGACAGCACTCTGCCCCGCGGCATGCAGAACTCACAGAGAGCGATGACGACTTTTCGCCCGAGACACACACCGCGGCTCTACTGCCGCACCGAGCGCCCACGGAGGATCTAAACCGTGAGGAGAAAACTAAACAGAAGGAGGGGAGCCCCGCTAAAAAAACGAGCGTGGAGCCGCCGAGCGCCCAGCAACAAAACGTTGCAAGCGATCGAGAATCTGGCGACCCTGAGGGGGACCGCGTGATCGAGGAGCGACAGGTGCGCGGTCATCCTCatcgcgcagaggcgcctgcgacagcttcgcttcctccgcagcacggggaagcagaaggcggTCTGACGCACGACTCGTCGAACGCCAGCAGAGACGAAACGACTCTTGCTCGTCCTCTCCACGCTGCTGAGAGTCCGGATCCCGCGAGAGCTGTCCAGGCAACGCCGCCCAGCTCGAGTATCGCCGCAGGgacggagggagaggcaccgGACCCCCTCCGGGGCCGTGGCCAAGAGAGTTCGCCGCCGGGCGGCCCAATCGCTGGCGAACCGCGCACGCAGAACACGGAGGACCCCGCGGCGTCACGAGAGAAAGATGAGTACCGTTCAAAAAAAACGCCGCAGAACTTCTCGCCTCTTGAGGCGGACAGTGAACAGATAAATGAAGCACAGGACGCCCAGGAGCGGGGAGGAGCGATAGAGCAGGAAACATTTGAGAGTTTGCACATAACGCTGGAAGACGTTGTCGAGGAACTgccccgcgaggccgcctcagCCGAGACGAGAGGCAACACCACAGAGATTCATCCTGCGCCCACTGCGGACGTGTCTGGGCCGCCACCGGCCTCCGAGTTTGACTCAGAGGAGTCTAGAGACTCGGTCCGCGCTGCAGATCTAAGCAGCTCTACGCAGAACAACGGAAGAACTCGCGACCAAGCTGCCCACGAACACACTCAACCTTTAGTACTTCAGCGTGGCCCTGAAGGCACCGCGGCAGCTagccacgcaggcgagacggtCGACAGTGAATCGGTTAACGAAATCGAGGAGCACGAAGAAGCTCCGAATTCAGCACCGCAGGTTGCAGGCAGAATCTATTCATCAGATGAATTTGGCGGTACGGAAATGACTGACGCGGATGGCAACGAGCCACTGTGGAACGGCGATAGGACGTCGACGAGCGTTTCACATGATATAAAGAATACAGGTGAAACAAAAGCGGCCGCTCTTGCGGCGACAGAAGTTGCGGTCCTGGAGGCTGAGCGGACCAACGTGCGGAAGGAACGCACGCAGGATGGAGAGGCCGTGACGGACCGTGGAGGTCACAGTTACGGCGAGCACCGACAAAAAACAGCAGGGAGCGCAGACCGAGATGAAGAGTATTCGAGACAAAACGTTCAGAGCCACAACCCCGGCGAACCGCTTGATCAGGACGTGGAAGAAGCCTGGAGAGACCGAGCTGAGAAAGGCACTCCTAAGAGTGTGGAGGAGGCCGTCGGTCAATGGAAACCCCCCGCCGGGGACgacgagagaagcgaagaacgggcagacagcgaaacgcccagcagagaagcgggcgagggcgaagacaaGTCCAGcgccgaggaagagaagCATGCCGCCATCCTGAACGCAGCCGAGGACCCGTCCGGCCTCAGCGACAGCAAGGCCCGCTGGAGTGCTGTGAGAGCTACTTCCGAAGGCCGCGAACCCGATTTCGGCTCGCAAGACGGGAGCCACAGTTCCGAAGGGACAGGAGACGACGCCGCAACTAAGGGAGAGAAGCAAAGACGAGACGACGAACGAAACATTCAGACTGAAGCAACCACAGTGTACCACCAGCTGGAGTCAATGATAAACGACGAGCTCGTAACCTACCCCTCCCCCAGTGACACGCCTTCTGCGTCAACGGAAGTCGCTGTCGTTGACGCTTTTGCGTTGGAAAGTGAGAGTCTGTTgggcggcgtcgacgccTCCCAAGCATCCCTTGCGGTAGAGTTGCCGTCGCTCGATCCGGAGacggcagaagacgcagcggcgacacGCCGCGGAGCGGGAGAGTGCCTTTCACAGGAGAGCGATCCTGAGGCCTCTGCTGACAGCCAgttgccgccttctccgcctgcgctcgaGCCGGACGCTCTGTCGCCTccatctgctgcagctgcagtgcaagaggaggagaccGAGGGAGAGTGGCCTGTGGCGGCCGGAGACGCGAGTGAAGACTTTCAGCTCTCTCAAGAAGCCTTTTCCCCGCGTCGCCACCCCGAGGTCGAGCCGCCAGTAGCGCTCCACGACAGGGAAGCGGCAGATCAAGAATTCCTGGAGACAGCGGAAGAAAGTGCGGAAGCGGTGAGCGATCGAACGCTCCAGCGCACCGGCGCACAGGAGGCAAATAGCGAATCCCACGCAGAcggggcgcggagaccggaAGCAGAGGGCACCGCCGCTCAGCACGCTTCGCACAGTCCAGCTGAAGGCACGCTTCATGAGGCAGAGCTAGACGCGGTCGacgtcgaggaagaagctcCGGGCCGCGTTGAccagctgcagaagagcgACCCGAGAGCGATATCGTCAGAAATATCATCGGCTCCGCGGGGAGATCCAAAAGAGGATCAGCAGACGCCCGAGGGCGGAGTGGCGATCTACGAGGGACGGACGCCTGAGACGGGAGAGGACCTTGCACGCCGTGTTGCTGCAGGAGAGAGCGCCAAAGACTCTGAATCCTTGCAGACCTCAGACCAGACCGAGCCagcagccgtcgcctctcagAATGCTGCGGAAGCGTCGGCGTCATCTCTGGCGAGTGTAGGCCCAAACCCGCCCACAttggctgcggccgccgagcaAGGACCTCGAAAAGCAGGAGAGTATCTGCCCcagcgagagacgacggagCCGTATGGCTCCATTTCCGCCGAAGGTGGCGCGCCGCATCTTGCTTCCTCCGAGCCGCAggctctgcagacgccggcggcctcaTCTGCTGAAGTCCCTCTGGAGTCTTCGCCTGAAGGGTCAgctccagccgccgcggagctgaCGAGCCGGACACCCGCTCCCCCGCCTTTCAAAAGACCCGAAGCCGTGGTCCATGAGACGAACCAGCCTGGGCACGAACCTTTTGGAGGCCCAGCACATGCAGTTCTTCTCAGCCAGACTCATGTCCATCCAGCGTCTAGCCCCGGCCTTCAACTCGTTCCGGCTCTTCTGCAGGTGTCGCCAGGGGATCCCCCATCTGCAGAGGCCTCACTTGCCCTGCCGCCGTCCCGGGCCGTTTCAGGTGCCGCCCCCGTATCTCTGGAGGCTCttgcggaggctgcggagggcgacgaagccgcagcgccggtgGCGGACGGTGGAGCAGAGCCGCGGGTCCATGTGCAAGCTCTGCAGATTGCAGATACCCCACCCGCTCCTCCTTCCAGGATGGACGCCGCGTCCCGTACCCTGTTGCCGAGtgaagcgcctgctgcgcatgcagagacgctTGTCTCGACCATCGCAGGCATGGCTGGCcccagcgcgggcgcctcaGGCTGGAATCTCCCTCTCGTTGTCGCGAGTGCCGATGTCACTCACCAGGCTGTAGCGGGGGACCGCGAAAGCAGTGCTGAGACTGCTACCGAGTCAGACTTGCCGCCTCCAGAGGttgccgccccgccgccggcatctgcggcgtcgggcCCTCCAGCGGAGACGGGGGCCCGGGAGACGTGGGCGACGCTGGACGCAGCTGTCTCCGGAGTTGACATCATCACCATCCCGGACAACTTCGCGGACCTCATCCGGAATCCTGGCGTGCAGCCCCACCGGCCCATGTCCGTTCCGCAGCCTACGAGCGCGAAAAACTCCAGCACGGACACGACCCccaagaaggcgaagagtgCGCCCAAGAAAGTCTTCGACCCTTCGCTCCTTCAGAACCCTACGATGTTTGACCAGTTCATGGAGCAAGAGGCTGCGGAAGGCATCACGCCTGGAGAGGATCTCactgctgcgccgctggcggcggtcgACGTCCCAGAGTCCTCGGTTGCATCTCAGCCACCGAATCTGCCACCTGAGGGAATCCCGCCTCAGGATGACGGCGGGGAGGACGGCGACCCGAACGgcgatgaagacgaagaagacgacgaagacgacgaagaagaggagccggaggaagaggagcccgagccgcggcgcacgtACCCCGTGGCTCTCCCGCTGCCTATGCCAATCAGTTTCCCTTGGATCGGGAACCTGATGGGAGGCGGCCTGGGGGCACTCTCTGTCCGCGGGCCTCCATCCGCGCAGTCCGACGCGTTTGCCGTCCCGCCTGTGGATCCGGCTGCGCATTTGGGTGTCGGGAGCGGCGTGCCGCCCAACCTCGCTCCGCCGATCCCTTTGAAAGTCGAGGAAGGCATTGTGTCAAGCATGGCCCCAGCGACCGCCCTGCCTTCTTTGCGCGCTTCGTCCGCGGCAACCgcccccgcgtcgcccctcaTGGGCAGCCCCTATCCCCCTAGCCCTCCCGCTGGCGcgtttctcgcgcgcccgacAGGGCCGGCGCCAGTGTCCGCGCCGGGGTACGGACTTCAGCCGCCTGACGCGTTCCTAGCCCAGGCGGGCGCTCACGGCCCTGGCGCATCCGCTGCCGTTCCCATTGTTGGAGTGCCTGGAGGAAGCGCCAGTCTCCAGAGCTTCACTCACGCAGGGGTGGctggggctgcggcgccaggcgcgcaaGCGCAGCCGTCGCACGCTGCGTTTCCttctggcgcgccgccgatgcCGGGCTCGCATCGGTTGGCGAACCCTGCCCCAGCAGGAGGAAACGGGGCGCCGGCTTCAGGCATAGGCGTGCGGCCTCTtgtggcgggcggcgagggaggaagcggctCGTTCTCCGGGCTGCCTGCAGTTCGAGAccccgctgcagcagcgacagcaacAAGCATCCGGCTCCCCAAGTTGAACGCCCTACCCTCAGGCAGCCCGCCATTTGAGGGGTTGCCAGGCATGCGAAACCCGCCTCCTGGATGGGACTTGGCCGCACCAGGCCAACATGCGCTTTCTGAGTCCAGTTCCGCGATTCCCGCGtacgcgtctccgctgcattCCTTGTCTCCCTACCCAGCCGTTCAGCCAAACCCTAGTTCGCCGTTTGCGTCCTCGACTCTGGGTGCGCCCATTTCTGGCGGGCCTTCTCCCCCCACGCCGGCGATCCCTacgccggcgaccgccgcaTCGCAGTTCATGCGCGCGCCTACCAGTTCTTCTGCCTCGACTGTGGCGACTGGTGCCTCCCCCGCTGCGTCAAGGGGGTATGCGGGTTCGCTCgggccctcctcctcctccacagGCCTGACGAGTCTTGTCTATTCTTCCACGAGTTCCTCTGCCTTTGACGGTTCGTCGGGTACAGACCAAGCGGCCCGCGGGGGAGCTGCCAacagcgcagctgcctccgccgcgcgagccgcatCCCCCGCGCGGGTGGGGCCTTCTTTGCCTTCTTCAGCGATGACGGCAGGCTCCGGAATCAAGACTCACGAAAGTGCGGGTTCTGGGggactggcggcggcggggtctgcagctgccagcgtcgcgcgccagctgcctggggcgacggccgccaTGCCCGCAATCGTTCAGTCCGCCGACCAGTTGTTCACGTCGACGTCTTCGTTTGTCGGGGTGGGGAACACGCTTGTGAAAAGCTTCCCTTTTGAAGAGGCGATCGAGTGGAGCCAGCAGGTGAACGATGCTAGGCGACAAAAGAAAGGCCAGCCGCCTGCTCACT TGGGCGAACCGTGGGTTCGGTGCGTGAGCAGCGGGATGACTTGCTGCGTGCCGCAGAAGGCCGTAGGCGGAGACTGGAAAAAAAGGCCTCCGTACCTGAACGACTCCCCTGCTGACAGCCGAGCTTGCCAGGCGCACTTTGTGCCGATGCAGAACGCCGTGTGCGCGTCAACAGCTTACGAG GACAACGAGTGCGGCATTCAACGCATGGAAACGTCGCAGTTCGTGCTGTTCCGCCATGTGTTGAATATTCGCGGCTCCAAGAGCTTGAAGGCTATCTGCCAGTGCCGTTGGGAGCTCCGTCCCGATTCGACCCCCGCGGTGGACGGGAGAACAGCGGTTTTGGCGGGGATTGACGACCAGAAAAGCCACTCTGAACGCGGCGTAGCCCCAGCCGGCACGCCGATTGAAGGCTTCGCTTCATGGCAATTTTCGAAGAAGGCCATCGCAGAGAAACAacagaagcgcgagaaaacGAGTAAAATGGCGcagggcgtcggcgccgctctcAAAGCCACGGCGCTCTTGACACAGCAAGGTTCAGATGCGATGCATTCCAGCCTCGCAGGCATGgagcgcgcagcaggagaCCCTGTTGCTCAAGTTCAGGAAATAAGAGGTGGTGTGGAGGCGATTGCGGACCTGCTCATGAAGACAGGGGAAACGACTTCCGCAATGTCAATGGTTGCGAAGGCGTTGGACGACCTTGCGTACATTCAGAAGAAGTAG
- a CDS encoding hypothetical protein (encoded by transcript BESB_013640), giving the protein MTPAWSAETESLGFSHTLTVPSRTVGHKPGTEVYSVVSSDDQPTAILCLQHEGNRPQAPDGENGHNAYRTEIYAERESPVSFRCEAEGCPSGECTDSIKAADWEDADSSSTIGEGTVEHSMRHKQADPETLHSAGALEYSVPTTPLGDFASGTHRQQFSFLTEEGLTAAGGCESEGAGRFEGRLSGHHSPASCTQRPRSSSLPSEESAGAVREGVRQLEEAALTDAARLLSEEDSEASDDINSSKNPLSLSEADQTSASPKEVMGLGDMIAAGRQRRQAVEALSMMGFQMPPGGLASMNPQQQQMMAMFLMQQQQQMLAQRQGLGGQEAPLGPQQLMQQQMLWPQQQQMIRGQPQGRGGGRNRSNQGNSGMGGTAQRANRLQRQNEQNAGFYPAQTPAVPTMPSPAYSPSAGTTMFASHYQSPYLPGGKAGLPGVGPGYPAPAGLSAGTNYGYGAGVTGMQQNAGTLMAGYGGSPAAPGLAFSYDSAAGATGTPQSPYDANLQPRQQNVDEAARWAEQLRRQQAAWARQNA; this is encoded by the coding sequence ATGACACCAGCATGGAGCGCAGAAACGGAATCATTAGGTTTCTCTCACACTCTTACGGTCCCTAGTCGCACCGTTGGGCACAAACCAGGCACCGAGGTCTACTCTGTGGTGAGCTCCGACGACCAGCCTACCGCCATTCTTTGCCTTCAACATGAAGGAAATCGACCGCAAGCCCCAGATGGAGAGAACGGCCATAACGCGTACAGAACGGAAATTTATGCAGAGAGGGAGTCCCCCGTTTCTTTCAGGTGTGAGGCAGAAGGCTGCCCTAGCGGTGAGTGCACAGACAGCATCAAAGCCGCTGACTGGGAAGATGCCGATTCCTCTAGCACAATCGGCGAGGGAACCGTCGAGCATTCGATGCGTCACAAACAAGCAGACCCAGAGACTCTGCACAGTGCAGGCGCGCTCGAATATTCGGTTCCTACGACGCCGTTGGGCGACTTTGCCTCTGGTACCCACAGGCAGCAGTTTAGCTTCTTGACTGAGGAAGGGCTAACCGCCGCTGGCGGATgcgaaagcgaaggcgcgggacGTTTCGAAGGTCGCCTCAGCGGACACCATTCTCCGGCTTCATGCACACAGAggcctcgctcctcctcgctccctAGCGAAGAGAGTGCAGGTGCCGTGAGAGAGGGAGTGCGGCAGTTGGAGGAGGCCGCACTAACCGACGCGGCGAGACTGctgagcgaagaagacagcgaggccAGCGACGATATCAACTCTTCTAAAAACCCTCTTTCTTTGTCTGAAGCTGACCAGACGTCCGCATCCCCCAAGGAGGTTATGGGGCTAGGCGACATGATTGCAGCGGGTCGGCAACGGCGGCAGGCTGTTGAAGCATTGAGCATGATGGGGTTTCAAATGCCCCCTGGAGGGCTTGCCTCGATGAAtcctcagcagcagcaaaTGATGGCCATGTTTCTCAtgcagcagcaacagcagATGCTGGCTCAGCGCCAGGGACTCGGGGGCCAGGAGGCCCCGCTCGGGCCCCAGCAGTTgatgcagcagcagatgctttggccgcagcagcagcagatgaTTAGAGGCCAGCCTCAGGGAAGAGGGGGGGGCCGCAACCGCAGCAACCAGGGGAACTCCGGGATGGGAGGTACTGCTCAGAGAGCCAACAGACTCCAGCGTCAAAACGAGCAAAACGCTGGATTCTATCCCGCGCAGACCCCAGCGGTGCCCACGATGCCCTCGCCTGCGTATTCGCCATCCGCAGGAACGACCATGTTTGCATCGCACTACCAGAGTCCGTATTTGCCTGGAGGCAAAGCAGGCTTGCCTGGCGTCGGGCCTGGCTatcccgcgcccgccggttTGAGCGCTGGAACGAACTACGGATACGGGGCTGGCGTGACCGGCATGCAGCAGAATGCGGGCACACTCATGGCTGGCTACGGGGGCAGTCCAGCAGCCCCCGGGCTTGCCTTCTCCTACGATAGTGCCGCAGGAGCAACCGGCACTCCGCAGTCGCCCTACGACGCCAACCTCCAGCCGCGACAACAGAATGTagacgaagccgcgcggtGGGCGGAACAGCTGAGAAGGCAACAGGCGGCCTGGGCTCGGCAAAACGCCTGA